One Drosophila willistoni isolate 14030-0811.24 chromosome XL unlocalized genomic scaffold, UCI_dwil_1.1 Seg142, whole genome shotgun sequence genomic region harbors:
- the LOC6653139 gene encoding 40S ribosomal protein S15Aa: MVRMNVLADALKCINNAEKRGKRQVLLRPCSKVIIKFLTVMMKHGYIGEFEIVDDHRSGKIVVNLTGRLNKCGVISPRFDVPINDIEKWTNNLLPSRQFGYVVLTTSGGIMDHEEARRKHLGGKILGFFF, translated from the coding sequence ATggtgcgtatgaacgtattggCCGATGCCCTTAAATGCATCAACAATGCCGAAAAGCGCGGCAAGCGCCAAGTGCTGCTCCGCCCATGCTCTAAGGTCATCATCAAGTTCCTGACGGTGATGATGAAGCACGGCTACATTGGTGAATTCGAAATCGTCGATGATCATCGTTCTGGCAAGATCGTGGTTAACCTAACCGGTCGTCTGAACAAGTGCGGCGTCATCTCGCCTCGCTTCGATGTGCCCATTAACGACATTGAGAAGTGGACCAACAATCTGCTGCCCTCTCGTCAGTTTGGCTATGTCGTCCTCACCACATCCGGCGGCATTATGGATCATGAGGAGGCCAGGAGAAAGCATCTTGGTGGCAAAATCCTCGGTTTCTTCTTCTAA
- the LOC6653137 gene encoding NADH dehydrogenase [ubiquinone] 1 alpha subcomplex subunit 7, with protein sequence MAAARRDIAPLLQRVRAFLLGREHTLALRFEDGVADRTQPQPVIPDGPSHLYSANYYCQRDARREVNPPIDLVLEQKQLEAEGTTVPKTKLPTPGQVYSWD encoded by the exons ATGGCTGCAGCTCGTCGAGATATAGCTCCTTTACTGCAACGCGTGCGTGCCTTTCTATTGGGA CGGGAACACACTCTGGCCCTGCGATTCGAGGATGGCGTAGCTGACCGCACACAACCGCAACCAGTGATTCCCGACGGACCATCTCATCTGTACTCGGCCAATTATTATTGCCAGCGGGATGCACGTCGTGAAGTTAATCCACCAATTGATTTGGTTCTGGAACAAAAGCAGCTAGAAGCGGAGGGCACAACTGTGCCCAAAACAAAACTGCCCACACCAGGCCAAGTCTACTCCTGGGATTAA
- the LOC6653135 gene encoding cytochrome P450 4d2, which yields MLSLALFLVVSAIATLFLWDYLTRKRRNDMLHYMPGPPALPLLGNVLMYRGLKAEQLMDFIQKNRDLYGTMYRVWVLKQLAVFSTDPRDIEIILSSPQHITKNNLYELLHCWLGTGLLMSTGKKWHTRRKIITPAFHFKILEQFVEIFDQQSSILVEQLRKHADGETPINVFPFICLEALDIIAETSMGTRINAQMNPNLPYVQAVTDVTNIMITRFINAWQRIEWLYRLVKPSMAKKQDLAIQTLHKFTDDIIQKRRQALINGPETKTQETNADDVGQKQRMALLDVLLQATVNGQPLSNEDIREEVDTFMFEGHDTTTSAISFCLYEISRDARVQKLLLEEIQDKLSPGKPTTQRDLGELKYLECVIKESLRMHPPVPMIGRWFHEDVEIRGKRIPAGTNFTVGIYFLMRDPLYFDSPNEFRPERFLNDQTTNPYAYIPFSAGPRNCIGQKFAVLEMKSTISKLLQHYELLPLGPDPLPLMNIVLRSVNGVHLGLRPRKIAM from the exons ATGTTGTCGCTGGCTCTTTTTCTGGTGGTTAGCGCCATCGCCACCCTCTTCCTTTGGGACTACTTGACGCGGAAACGACGTAATGACATGCTCCATTATATGCCGGGTCCACCGGCTCTGCCACTGCTCGGCAATGTCCTGATGTATCGCGGTCTGAAAGCTGAAC AGCTCATGGATTTCATCCAGAAGAATCGGGATCTTTATGGGACAATGTATCGAGTTTGGGTACTCAAACAGTTGGCTGTATTCTCAACGGATCCGCGAGACATTGAGATCATATTGAGCAGTCCACAGCATATTACCAAGAACAATCTGTACGAGCTACTGCATTGTTGGCTCGGCACCGGCCTCTTGATGAGCACGGGCAAGAAATGGCACACTCGTCGCAAGATCATTACGCCCGCATTCCATTTCAAGATATTGGAGCAATTTGTGGAGATATTCGATCAACAGAGTTCGATATTGGTCGAACAGTTGAGGAAACATGCCGATGGCGAAACGCCAATCAATGTCTTCCCATTCATTTGTCTCGAGGCCCTGGACATAATAGCGG AAACGTCAATGGGTACCCGCATCAATGCCCAAATGAATCCTAATTTGCCCTATGTCCAAGCGGTGACTGA TGTCACCAATATAATGATAACCCGATTTATAAACGCTTGGCAGCGCATCGAATGGTTATATCGTCTTGTCAAGCCGTCGATGGCCAAGAAACAGGATTTGGCCATCCAGACGTTGCACAAATTCACCGACGATATCATTCAAAAGCGTCGTCAGGCGTTAATCAATGGACCCGAAACCAAAACCCAGGAAACCAATGCCGATGATGTTGGTCAGAAGCAGCGGATGGCCCTGCTGGACGTACTGCTCCAGGCCACCGTCAATGGCCAGCCATTGTCCAATGAGGACATTAGAGAAGAGGTCGATACATTTATGTTTGAGGGTCATGATACAACCACCAGTGCCATTTCATTTTGTCTCTATGAGATTTCTCGGGACGCCAGGGTTCAGAAATTGCTACTCGAAGAGATCCAGGATAAACTTTCGCCCGGCAAACCCACAACTCAACGAGATTTGGGTGAACTAAAGTACTTGGAATGCGTGATCAAGGAATCACTGCGCATGCATCCGCCAGTGCCAATGATAGGCCGTTGGTTCCACGAAGATGTGGAAATAC GCGGTAAGCGTATTCCAGCTGGCACCAATTTCACCGTTGGCATCTATTTCTTGATGCGGGATCCCTTATACTTTGATTCGCCAAATGAATTCCGGCCGGAGCGGTTTCTCAATGATCAAACCACAAATCCCTATGCCTATATACCATTCTCGGCGGGTCCCCGCAACTGCATTGGCCAAAAGTTTGCCGTTTTAGAGATGAAGAGCACCATAAGCAAACTCTTGCAGCACTACGAGCTGTTGCCCCTGGGTCCAGATCCACTTCCCTTAATGAATATTGTATTGCGCTCAGTGAATGGTGTACATTTGGGCCTCCGACCGAGAAAGATCGCGATGTAG
- the LOC6653134 gene encoding cytochrome P450 4ae1 isoform X1, whose protein sequence is MIALLLFGICAIWLTRFLLRLVRLEQRLQRDLIGKVPSVSRVPLIGSAWQLRNFQPYNLHEKFTEYVKRFGPTFMATVFGHLIVITANRSHVEALLFSQHHLRKGSIYGALRKWLGNGLLVSRGQNWRAMRKIITPTLHFAILEQFVDVFDRQALVMVNKLRPLANGREVINIYPYMGLAALDIITETAMGVHINAQLDEESAVVQAVKDVTNILATRFMRPHLLPPSLFRLCWPSGYRRQESGIQCLHKFTNSIIEQRRQLLQEKTVNEPNDRRSVLLDTLLRATMSGESLTDAQIRDEVNTFIFEGHDTTTSAASFCLYLISRHGDVQQLLFDEIKSYYGSDVQRPIVYGDFQNFPYLNCVVKESLRLYPPIPAVSRCLEQDLPIDNGCRIPANTNVIVLLWQLLRDENIYPDALSFRPERHLYQSENTSSASFISYIPFSAGPRNCIGQRFALFEVKTIVIRMLRHFQLLPLGEDVKPTIKIVLRSRLGVNFALKPRTY, encoded by the exons ATGATAGCTTTACTGCTGTTTGGCATCTGTGCCATCTGGTTAACTAGATTCCTGCTACGCTTGGTAAGACTGGAGCAACGGCTTCAACGGGACTTAATTGGAAAAGTGCCTTCGGTTTCGCGTGTTCCGCTGATAGGATCCGCCTGGCAATTGCGTAACTTTCAGCCATACA ATCTTCATGAGAAGTTTACGGAGTATGTAAAACGATTTGGGCCCACTTTTATGGCCACGGTTTTTGGCCACTTGATTGTGATAACCGCAAATCGTAGCCACGTAGAGGCATTGCTATTCAGTCAACATCATCTCAGGAAAGGTTCTATCTATGGAGCTTTACGCAAGTGGCTGGGCAATGGCCTTCTCGTGAGTCGTGGCCAGAATTGGCGGGCCATGCGCAAGATAATCACTCCGACCTTGCATTTTGCCATCTTGGAGCAGTTTGTGGACGTGTTCGATAGACAGGCCTTGGTGATGGTGAACAAGCTGCGACCTCTGGCCAATGGCAGAGAGGTGATAAACATATATCCTTACATGGGCCTGGCCGCTCTGGACATCATCACAGAGACGGCGATGGGAGTTCATATCAATGCCCAATTGGATGAGGAATCCGCGGTCGTGCAGGCAGTCAAGGA TGTGACCAACATCCTGGCAACGCGATTCATGCGTCCACACCTGCTGCCACCTTCCCTGTTTCGTTTATGCTGGCCTAGTGGCTATCGGAGACAAGAATCCGGCATCCAGTGTCTGCATAAGTTCACCAATAGTATCATCGAACAGCGCCGACAGCTGTTGCAGGAGAAGACCGTGAATGAGCCCAATGATCGGCGGAGTGTTTTGCTGGACACCCTTTTAAGGGCCACCATGTCGGGCGAATCCCTGACAGACGCTCAAATTCGCGATGAGGTCAACACATTTATATTTGAGGGTCATGACACGACCACCTCGGCTGCCTCCTTTTGCTTATATCTCATCTCCCGCCATGGGGACGTGCAACAGCTTCTCTTCGATGAAATCAAGTCATACTATGGCTCCGATGTGCAACGTCCAATCGTTTATGGAGATTTCCAAAATTTTCCTTATCTGAACTGTGTGGTAAAAGAATCGTTGCGTCTGTATCCACCTATTCCAGCGGTATCTCGCTGCTTGGAACAAGATTTGCCAATCG ATAATGGCTGTCGCATTCCGGCTAACACCAATGTGATTGTCCTGCTCTGGCAATTGTTACGCGACGAAAATATCTATCCAGATGCACTTAGCTTCCGCCCCGAGCGTCATTTGTATCAGTCTGAGAATACGTCTTCCGCCTCCTTTATATCCTATATACCATTTAGTGCTGGACCTCGCAACTGCATTGGCCAGCGGTTCGCCTTGTTTGAGGTCAAAACAATTGTAATTCGTATGCTAAGGCATTTTCAGCTGCTGCCGCTGGGTGAGGATGTTAAGCCAACTATTAAAATTGTCCTTCGCTCGCGATTGGGAGTCAATTTTGCACTCAAACCAAGGACGTATTAA
- the LOC6653134 gene encoding cytochrome P450 4ae1 isoform X2, with protein sequence MIALLLFGICAIWLTRFLLRLVRLEQRLQRDLIGKVPSVSRVPLIGSAWQLRNFQPYNLHEKFTEYVKRFGPTFMATVFGHLIVITANRSHVEALLFSQHHLRKGSIYGALRKWLGNGLLVSRGQNWRAMRKIITPTLHFAILEQFVDVFDRQALVMVNKLRPLANGREVINIYPYMGLAALDIITETAMGVHINAQLDEESAVVQAVKDVTNILATRFMRPHLLPPSLFRLCWPSGYRRQESGIQCLHKFTNSIIEQRRQLLQEKTVNEPNDRRSVLLDTLLRATMSGESLTDAQIRDEVNTFIFEGHDTTTSAASFCLYLISRHGDVQQLLFDEIKSYYGSDVQRPIVYGDFQNFPYLNCVVKESLRLYPPIPAVSRCLEQDLPIAATQRQ encoded by the exons ATGATAGCTTTACTGCTGTTTGGCATCTGTGCCATCTGGTTAACTAGATTCCTGCTACGCTTGGTAAGACTGGAGCAACGGCTTCAACGGGACTTAATTGGAAAAGTGCCTTCGGTTTCGCGTGTTCCGCTGATAGGATCCGCCTGGCAATTGCGTAACTTTCAGCCATACA ATCTTCATGAGAAGTTTACGGAGTATGTAAAACGATTTGGGCCCACTTTTATGGCCACGGTTTTTGGCCACTTGATTGTGATAACCGCAAATCGTAGCCACGTAGAGGCATTGCTATTCAGTCAACATCATCTCAGGAAAGGTTCTATCTATGGAGCTTTACGCAAGTGGCTGGGCAATGGCCTTCTCGTGAGTCGTGGCCAGAATTGGCGGGCCATGCGCAAGATAATCACTCCGACCTTGCATTTTGCCATCTTGGAGCAGTTTGTGGACGTGTTCGATAGACAGGCCTTGGTGATGGTGAACAAGCTGCGACCTCTGGCCAATGGCAGAGAGGTGATAAACATATATCCTTACATGGGCCTGGCCGCTCTGGACATCATCACAGAGACGGCGATGGGAGTTCATATCAATGCCCAATTGGATGAGGAATCCGCGGTCGTGCAGGCAGTCAAGGA TGTGACCAACATCCTGGCAACGCGATTCATGCGTCCACACCTGCTGCCACCTTCCCTGTTTCGTTTATGCTGGCCTAGTGGCTATCGGAGACAAGAATCCGGCATCCAGTGTCTGCATAAGTTCACCAATAGTATCATCGAACAGCGCCGACAGCTGTTGCAGGAGAAGACCGTGAATGAGCCCAATGATCGGCGGAGTGTTTTGCTGGACACCCTTTTAAGGGCCACCATGTCGGGCGAATCCCTGACAGACGCTCAAATTCGCGATGAGGTCAACACATTTATATTTGAGGGTCATGACACGACCACCTCGGCTGCCTCCTTTTGCTTATATCTCATCTCCCGCCATGGGGACGTGCAACAGCTTCTCTTCGATGAAATCAAGTCATACTATGGCTCCGATGTGCAACGTCCAATCGTTTATGGAGATTTCCAAAATTTTCCTTATCTGAACTGTGTGGTAAAAGAATCGTTGCGTCTGTATCCACCTATTCCAGCGGTATCTCGCTGCTTGGAACAAGATTTGCCAATCG
- the LOC6653138 gene encoding transcription initiation factor TFIID subunit 8: MDKVETVTTPNVDAHRRIINKAVSQLLQDKGASQASLQCLETLTQMLQALIVEIGNSAHNYCELSGRTLPTVGDVSLALINMGINISSLEPHLRRETHTPIPLPPQQMQQRQLSLLQAGSKSSHPHYVPSYFPAMPDPHAYIRTPTHKQPVTEYEAIREKAACQKRDIEKALTKFLCKTTETNNLFPTEDNMFPLIASKPSFPPYAAALNPTDQVFDFEELEYHYLVANRTEDVPSKEDGEDGDSDQEDLEGDKSKEEKPELEIKPNSTTNKAILENPNIDNPYLRAATLPKRSKLGPTPMASRNMMTTTPSILEITKNNI, encoded by the exons ATGGATAAAGTAGAGACGGTTACCACACCAAATGTCGATGCTCACCGACGCATAATAAACAAAGCCGTTTCCCAGTTGCTACAGGATAAAGGAGCCAGTCAAGCCAGCCTCCAATGCCTAGAGACGCTAACTCAAATGCTACAGGCCC tAATTGTTGAGATTGGCAACTCGGCGCACAACTATTGCGAGCTCAGTGGTCGTACCTTGCCCACTGTAGGCGATGTTAGCCTGGCCCTGATCAATATGGGCATCAACATAAGCAGCCTTGAACCTCATTTGCGCCGTGAAACGCACACTCCCATTCCCCTACCGCCGCAACAGATGCAACAACGACAATTGAGCTTGCTGCAGGCGGGTAGTAAATCATCTCATCCACACTATGTACCCAGCTACTTTCCAGCTATGCCCGATCCACATGCCTATATAAGGACTCCGACCCACAAGCAGCCGGTAACAGAATACGAGGCCATTAGAGAGAAAGCAGCGTGCCAGAAGCGGGACATTGAGAAGGCTCTCACTAAATTTTTATGCAAAACCACGGAAACGAACAATCTTTTTCCCACCGAAGACAATATGTTTCCTT TAATTGCATCTAAACCCTCCTTTCCACCCTATGCCGCAGCACTGAATCCAACAGATCAGGTCTTTGACTTTGAGGAGCTGGAGTATCATTATTTAGTAGCCAATCGTACGGAGGATGTGCCCAGTAAAG AAGACGGTGAGGATGGTGACAGCGATCAAGAGGATTTGGAAGGTGATAAGtccaaagaagaaaaacccgAGCTAGAAATCAAACCCAACTCCACAACCAATAAAGCTATTTTAGAGAACCCCAACATAGACAATCCATATCTACGTGCTGCCACATTGCCTAAGCGATCCAAATTGGGTCCCACACCTATGGCCAGTCGCAATATGATGACCACAACGCCATCAATTTTAGAGATAAccaaaaacaatatttaa
- the LOC6653136 gene encoding probable cytochrome P450 4d14 has translation MFFALFIGILMLLVLWDHLHHRRHAKMLNKAGIVGPPTVPFLGNALTLLKESPATVFDLQQRLINQYGRNIRMTILFEKGFMTADPRMIEAILSSQKVIQKNNLYDLLHSWLGTGLLLSTGKKWFRRRKIITPTFHFKILEQFVEVFDQNSAIMAEQLYEKADGKTVINMFPVACLCALDIIAETAMGVQVHAQRKPDFPYVQSVKTASNMLAERFLSPAQRFDTTMKIFYPKLYNTLTKTIQTMHDFTDSVIADRRAALQKSIADGSYDRSESKATDVGEDVGQKRRMALLDVLLQASVDGQPLSNADIREEVDTFMFEGHDTTTSGISYTLYLLSRNPEAQARCFQEIREVIGDDKTRPVDMKDLGQLKYLECAIKESLRLFPPVPLIGRYVAEDTELNGKLIPANTNVILLTYHAQRDPEFFEEPNKFNPDRFAIENKGDIDPFAYTPFSAGPRNCIGQKFAMLEMKSTISKMLRHFELLPLGPEVQPLMNLILRSTTGINVGIKPRVY, from the exons atgtttttcgcTTTGTTTATTGGAATACTTATGCTTCTGGTGCTGTGGGACCATTTGCACCACAGGCGACACGCGAAAATGTTGAACAAGGCTGGAATAGTTGGCCCACCCACAGTTCCCTTCTTGGGCAACGCATTGACTTTGCTTAAAGAGTCGCCTGCAA CTGTGTTCGATCTTCAACAACGACTGATTAATCAATATGGCAGGAACATTCGTATGACCATTCTGTTCGAAAAGGGCTTTATGACAGCCGATCCTCGGATGATCGAGGCCATATTGAGCAGTCAGAAGGTTATACAAAAGAACAATCTTTATGATCTGTTGCACAGTTGGCTGGGCACCGGACTGTTATTGAGCACGGGAAAGAAGTGGTTCAGGCGTCGCAAGATCATAACGCCAACATTCCATTTCAAGATTTTGGAGCAATTTGTAGAGGTTTTTGATCAGAACAGTGCCATAATGGCCGAACAGCTATACGAGAAGGCCGATGGCAAGACAGTGATCAATATGTTTCCAGTTGCCTGTCTGTGTGCCTTGGATATTATAGCCGAAACGGCGATGGGTGTCCAAGTCCATGCACAACGTAAGCCAGATTTTCCATATGTGCAATCAGTAAAAAC GGCCTCCAATATGCTGGCTGAACGTTTTTTGAGCCCCGCCCAACGTTTCGATACCAccatgaaaatattttaccCCAAGCTCTATAACACTCTCACCAAAACCATTCAGACCATGCACGACTTCACCGACAGTGTGATCGCTGACCGACGTGCGGCATTACAGAAATCGATTGCCGACGGCTCATACGACCGAAGTGAATCCAAGGCCACCGACGTTGGCGAAGATGTTGGCCAGAAACGTCGCATGGCCCTTCTGGATGTGCTGCTCCAAGCCTCTGTGGATGGCCAGCCATTGAGCAATGCGGACATCAGAGAAGAGGTTGACACATTCATGTTTGAGGGTCATGATACTACGACAAGTGGAATTTCCTACACTTTGTATCTGCTGTCGCGCAACCCGGAGGCTCAGGCGCGTTGCTTCCAGGAGATACGTGAAGTGATTGGCGATGACAAGACCCGGCCTGTGGATATGAAAGATTTGGGCCAACTCAAATATTTGGAGTGTGCCATCAAAGAATCTTTACGTCTATTTCCGCCAGTTCCTCTTATCGGACGATATGTTGCCGAGGATACTGAGTTGA ATGGAAAGCTGATACCTGCCAATACAAACGTCATCCTGCTTACCTATCATGCCCAACGGGATCCCGAGTTCTTTGAGGAACCGAATAAATTTAATCCCGATCGCTTTGCCATCGAGAACAAAGGAGACATCGATCCCTTTGCCTACACACCCTTCTCAGCTGGTCCACGTAATTGTATTGGCCAAAAGTTTGCCATGCTTGAAATGAAAAGCACCATAAGCAAAATGTTGAGGCACTTTGAGCTACTGCCCCTGGGTCCTGAAGTTCAACCACTAATGAACCTCATTTTGCGGTCGACAACAGGCATAAATGTGGGCATTAAACCGAGAGTCTATTAA
- the LOC6653140 gene encoding nuclear speckle splicing regulatory protein 1 — MSKQYGLIIPGQQKKKPIPLAKPTPASIFDESSDSTSEDDASAPKSMRHKTGVVSGPSVMERRKARNLQAKALAEDPTIFQYDELYDEMENKREEAKQTKSQEPRKPKYIGRLMEHAERRKLENELRIERQVQKEREAEGEKFKDKESYVTAAYRQKLESIRQLQEQEQRDEYLEAIGDVTKQKDLDGFYRHLYEQKLGPKTDPSSTEEVAAGYKPIIKQRTYRKRQNSEDEETTKTTKATNSPTKETSKDQTEGIKPPSSKAHLANNIDADSDFSIDDTSDEEDDKQKGEPKKEETKRHNKKENPKPKEREKKAEKTDIEPIKSSNEETTPPSQNVPLPSPRPPSPPVVDRSLIWRKRTVDEVFDAALARYQERKRLRQG; from the exons ATGTCCAAACA ATATGGCCTGATTATACCTGGGCAGCAGAAAAAGAAGCCAATTCCTCTTGCTAAACCCACTCCGGCCTCTATATTTGACGAAAGCAGCGATTCAACCAGCGAGGACGATGCTTCTGCGCCCAAATCGATGCGCCACAAGACCGGTGTGGTGAGTGGTCCCAGTGTAATGGAGCGTCGCAAGGCGCGCAATTTGCAAGCCAAAGCCTTGGCAGAGGATCCTACAATATTTCAGTACGATGAACTTTACGATGAAATGGAGAACAAACGTGAGGAGGCCAAACAGACCAAAAGTCAAGAGCCTCGTAAGCCCAAATACATAGGCCGTCTAATGGAGCATGCCGAGCGCCGGAAGCTAGAGAACGAGCTGCGCATTGAGAGGCAAGTGCAGAAAGAACGAGAGGCGGAAGGCGAAAAGTTCAAAGATAAAGAGTCATATGTGACGGCAGCGTATCGGCAAAAACTTGAGTCCATACGCCAGCTTCAAGAGCAGGAGCAACGTGACGAGTATCTTGAGGCCATTGGCGATGTGACCAAACAAAAGGATCTCGATGGTTTCTATCGTCATTTGTATGAGCAGAAATTGGGACCCAAAACGGATCCTTCATCCACAGAGGAAGTTGCCGCCGGGTATAAGCCTATCATCAAGCAGCGTACCTATAGAAAGAGACAAAACTCGGAAGATGAAGAAACGACAAAGACCACAAAGGCCACAAACAGTCCTACCAAGGAGACTAGCAAAGATCAAACGGAGGGCATCAAGCCACCCAGCAGCAAAGCACATTTGGCCAATAATATTGATGCTGACTCTGATTTTAGCATAGATGATACAAGCGATGAGGAAGATGATAAGCAAAAGGGCGAACCTAAGAAAGAAGAAACCAAGCGGCacaataaaaaggaaaatccCAAGCCCAAAGAAAGGGAAAAAAAAGCGGAAAAAACGGACATTGAACCAATTAAATCGTCCAACGAAGAAACAACTCCTCCATCTCAAAATGTGCCCCTGCCATCGCCTCGGCCACCATCTCCGCCAGTCGTTGATCGGTCTCTCATTTGGCGCAAACGCACGGTGGACGAAGTCTTCGATGCGGCTTTGGCACGTTATCAGGAACGTAAACGTTTGCGACAGGGTTGA